The Paenibacillus sp. MBLB1832 genome has a window encoding:
- a CDS encoding carbohydrate ABC transporter permease, with protein MQTQSVQKNNVHKKSRSSLSVYLGQWNAPVVGYVFIAPWLIGFLVLQLWPIIQSFYLSFTEYSLLDAPHWIGSANYENIAKDRLFFNSLKVTFTYVLASVPLKLAAALFIAILLNRSIRGISVYRTLIYLPSLIGGSMAVAVLWRNIFGTDGFINNLVVLFGFTPHNWIGMPETALSTLIILSAWQFGSSMIIFLAGLKQIPSELYEASSVDGAGPVRKFISVTLPMLSPVILFNLIMGIINSFQMFTQAFIVTEGKPYNSTEVYALFLYKKAFGSLEMGYASALAWILLIIIGIMTLLNFIASKYWVFYESESGASK; from the coding sequence ATGCAGACACAGAGCGTTCAGAAAAATAACGTACATAAGAAATCCCGATCCTCCCTAAGTGTATATTTGGGACAATGGAATGCGCCGGTGGTCGGTTATGTCTTTATTGCCCCTTGGCTCATTGGCTTCCTTGTCCTTCAGTTGTGGCCGATCATTCAGTCGTTCTATCTTTCCTTTACGGAGTATTCTCTCCTGGATGCGCCCCACTGGATCGGCAGCGCGAACTACGAGAATATCGCGAAGGATCGCTTGTTTTTCAACTCTCTGAAAGTTACTTTTACGTACGTGTTAGCTTCCGTTCCTCTTAAGCTCGCAGCGGCGCTGTTCATAGCGATACTGCTGAATCGATCCATCCGCGGTATCTCCGTGTACCGTACGTTGATTTATTTGCCTTCGCTAATCGGCGGCAGTATGGCGGTCGCTGTCTTGTGGCGTAACATCTTCGGCACCGACGGATTCATTAACAACCTTGTCGTACTCTTCGGTTTCACGCCCCACAACTGGATCGGCATGCCGGAAACGGCTCTATCTACCCTAATCATTTTAAGCGCATGGCAGTTCGGTTCGTCAATGATCATCTTCCTTGCCGGGTTGAAGCAGATTCCATCAGAGCTCTACGAGGCTTCTTCCGTAGACGGTGCGGGACCGGTGCGTAAGTTCATCTCCGTCACGCTGCCGATGCTGTCGCCAGTCATTTTGTTTAACCTGATCATGGGAATTATCAATTCATTCCAGATGTTCACTCAAGCGTTCATCGTGACGGAAGGAAAGCCCTACAATTCCACAGAAGTGTATGCGCTATTTCTCTATAAGAAAGCGTTCGGGAGCTTGGAGATGGGGTATGCCTCCGCACTGGCTTGGATTCTTCTGATCATCATCGGCATCATGACACTACTTAATTTTATAGCATCCAAATATTGGGTGTTCTATGAATCCGAATCGGGGGCAAGCAAATGA
- a CDS encoding carbohydrate ABC transporter permease, producing the protein MFYPILWWIGASFKTTQELALPTLFPTKWMWENYRDGWNALPKYTFTYFFLNSLKLNVATTVLHVAAASLVAFGFARMTFPFKNMWFSVLLLTMMLPNQVTLIPQYAMFHSFNWINTYLPLLVPSAMGGAFFVFLLVQFIRSIPRELDESAKIDGCSWFGIYWRIVMPLTKPALVTVTIFSFLWGWDDYFGPLIYLNSVELYTVPLALRMFIDTQSAVAWGQLLAMSLVSIMPPVLIFFFAQKHFVEGIATTGLKG; encoded by the coding sequence ATGTTTTATCCGATACTGTGGTGGATCGGCGCTTCGTTCAAGACAACGCAGGAGCTGGCTCTACCTACCCTGTTCCCTACAAAGTGGATGTGGGAAAATTATAGGGACGGCTGGAACGCACTTCCCAAATATACGTTTACGTATTTCTTTTTGAATAGCCTGAAGCTGAATGTGGCAACAACGGTGCTTCATGTGGCTGCGGCGAGTCTTGTCGCATTTGGCTTTGCCCGGATGACTTTTCCGTTTAAAAATATGTGGTTTAGCGTGCTGCTGCTTACGATGATGCTTCCTAACCAAGTTACGTTAATTCCGCAGTATGCCATGTTCCATTCCTTTAATTGGATTAACACGTATTTACCTCTCCTTGTGCCGTCGGCAATGGGGGGCGCCTTCTTTGTCTTCTTGCTGGTTCAGTTTATTCGATCTATTCCTCGGGAGCTTGACGAGTCGGCGAAGATCGACGGCTGCAGCTGGTTTGGGATCTACTGGCGCATTGTGATGCCGCTGACGAAACCTGCTCTGGTTACCGTCACGATCTTCTCCTTCCTCTGGGGCTGGGATGACTATTTCGGACCGCTCATCTACTTGAATTCGGTTGAGCTTTATACAGTGCCACTGGCGCTGCGCATGTTTATCGATACGCAATCGGCTGTAGCTTGGGGGCAGCTGTTGGCGATGTCACTAGTATCGATTATGCCTCCGGTTCTTATTTTCTTCTTCGCTCAGAAGCACTTCGTCGAAGGTATTGCCACTACAGGCTTGAAGGGGTAA
- a CDS encoding creatininase family protein, which translates to MGYHVHESGPSARFLEEKVGEVNPFLSAIAPHVYYHFYLYQLQAFHNAGFRGAVVLSGHGGAHAADLKNLSQLFTECTGMQVWYGTDFDLTAGVYAGDHAGQYEISTLMHLHPELVESNA; encoded by the coding sequence ATGGGATATCATGTCCATGAAAGCGGACCTTCTGCTCGTTTCTTGGAAGAGAAAGTTGGAGAAGTGAATCCTTTCCTATCAGCCATCGCTCCCCATGTGTATTATCATTTCTATTTATACCAACTCCAAGCTTTCCACAATGCAGGTTTCCGTGGTGCTGTGGTATTGTCAGGTCATGGAGGCGCCCATGCTGCGGATTTGAAGAACTTGTCCCAGTTATTTACTGAATGTACAGGCATGCAGGTGTGGTATGGTACAGACTTTGATTTAACAGCTGGTGTGTATGCAGGGGATCATGCAGGACAATATGAAATCTCCACCCTGATGCACCTGCACCCCGAGCTCGTTGAGAGCAATGCGTAG
- a CDS encoding helix-turn-helix transcriptional regulator, whose translation MKLIDHFDLKKHPFMFSYCHQTTDNLFQMFHAHQGLELLFIEQGNGHVIIEQQVVPLHPPLLFIFQPYQLHRIHVSANEDMPYIRSVFVMEPHTLEKYLIQFPSLRTFFRRLWLERLPAQAVQLEREQAVELKNAFLLTHHEREHIKSEKHDHKQEATVLGALSILRILRTMPNLFSDQLDKRPYREAHLTEQIMVWIEAHFREEFSLQDLADCLHVSPHYLSHLFRQDTGSSITEYMIARRLREACFILDTSDIPIKDIAIQLGLSSIPYFVQLFKKHMGITPHQYRIIKRKSFI comes from the coding sequence GTGAAATTAATCGATCATTTCGATTTAAAAAAACATCCTTTTATGTTTAGCTATTGCCACCAAACAACAGATAACCTGTTTCAGATGTTTCATGCACATCAAGGGCTGGAGTTGTTGTTTATCGAGCAGGGGAATGGACATGTTATTATTGAGCAGCAAGTAGTGCCATTGCATCCGCCGCTGCTATTCATATTTCAACCGTATCAACTCCATCGCATTCATGTATCAGCAAATGAAGATATGCCATATATTCGTTCCGTTTTCGTAATGGAACCGCATACCCTGGAGAAATACTTAATTCAATTTCCATCGCTTAGGACTTTCTTTAGGAGACTTTGGTTAGAGAGATTGCCAGCACAAGCGGTTCAATTGGAGAGGGAACAAGCAGTTGAATTGAAGAATGCTTTCCTTTTAACCCATCATGAACGGGAACATATTAAATCGGAGAAACATGATCATAAGCAAGAGGCGACAGTGCTCGGAGCGCTAAGCATACTTCGAATTCTTAGAACGATGCCGAACCTATTTTCAGATCAATTAGATAAACGGCCATATCGTGAAGCTCATCTTACTGAGCAAATAATGGTATGGATCGAGGCACATTTTAGAGAAGAATTCTCTTTGCAGGATTTGGCAGATTGCTTGCATGTATCTCCTCATTATTTATCTCATCTATTCAGGCAAGATACTGGAAGTAGTATTACTGAGTACATGATAGCCAGAAGACTTAGGGAAGCTTGCTTCATACTTGATACAAGCGATATACCTATTAAAGATATTGCGATACAGCTTGGACTTTCATCTATTCCCTATTTTGTACAGTTATTTAAGAAGCATATGGGCATTACCCCACATCAATATAGAATAATAAAGAGGAAGTCATTTATTTAA
- a CDS encoding aldo/keto reductase yields MKYTIFPRSGQSLSKLGYGAMGLGGHFGNYDDAYMIQSVLTALENGVNVIDTARAYGRSEELVGKALKEWKGERPFVASKVLPTWISDPSYPVMSGWHHPAPVELVYPPGSIRASTEESLRQMNLDTIDLIQMHNYWPMWDTIDYWMEELLQLKEEGKVRFIGISVPDHRPEVVISLVRSGVIDSVQVLLNIFDPLALDCLVPICQHHDVAVMARIILDEGGLTGFLQEDTQFPTNDFRNKYFDVLPRPIYIEKVDRLREFIPANADNLAELAIKFAIHHPGVTTALTSMQVHEYAQANIASIDKPDLSHEVFKELQVKHRWIRNFYQARRHV; encoded by the coding sequence ATGAAATATACGATTTTCCCTCGTTCAGGGCAGTCACTCTCTAAACTCGGATATGGTGCTATGGGTTTAGGTGGACACTTTGGTAATTACGATGATGCCTACATGATTCAATCTGTCCTTACTGCGCTGGAAAATGGCGTAAATGTTATCGATACCGCACGTGCCTATGGCCGGTCGGAAGAATTAGTGGGGAAAGCTTTGAAGGAATGGAAGGGGGAACGCCCCTTTGTAGCGAGTAAAGTGCTTCCGACCTGGATATCGGACCCATCGTACCCCGTCATGTCAGGCTGGCATCATCCTGCTCCAGTCGAGCTTGTTTATCCTCCTGGTTCCATAAGAGCAAGTACCGAAGAATCGCTTCGTCAGATGAACCTAGACACCATTGATCTGATTCAAATGCACAACTATTGGCCAATGTGGGATACGATCGACTATTGGATGGAGGAACTTCTGCAATTAAAAGAAGAAGGAAAGGTTCGTTTTATTGGCATTTCGGTACCTGATCACAGACCTGAAGTCGTCATCTCGCTTGTTCGTTCAGGCGTCATTGACTCCGTTCAAGTCCTACTGAACATATTTGATCCTCTGGCGCTTGATTGTTTGGTGCCCATCTGCCAACACCATGATGTCGCTGTTATGGCTAGAATCATTTTGGATGAGGGCGGTTTAACCGGATTTTTACAAGAAGACACGCAATTCCCAACGAATGACTTCCGCAACAAATATTTTGATGTACTGCCTCGCCCTATTTATATAGAAAAAGTTGATCGCTTACGCGAATTTATCCCAGCGAATGCTGACAATTTGGCGGAACTCGCTATCAAATTCGCTATTCATCATCCTGGCGTAACGACAGCCCTCACCTCCATGCAAGTTCATGAGTATGCCCAAGCGAACATCGCTTCCATTGATAAGCCTGATTTATCACATGAAGTGTTTAAAGAACTACAGGTGAAACACCGTTGGATAAGAAATTTCTATCAAGCAAGACGTCACGTATAG